In Lycium ferocissimum isolate CSIRO_LF1 chromosome 7, AGI_CSIRO_Lferr_CH_V1, whole genome shotgun sequence, the sequence CCTAGTTGGCTTTCTGGAAAATGGATTCATCTCATTCCTATAGGCATCTTGCTCTCTTTGTTCATTCTTTGGTGGTTCTCTTATCCAGGTACTACATTATACTACTTCCccgtttcaatttttttgtctGGTTTCGacttgacacaaagtttaagaaagtaaaaaaaaaaaaaaaaaagaatcttgtggtcttagaTTGAGTATGTCAGATGAAAAGGTGGAATTAAATATTTGCCAGAAAATGAAAGATGTTCTTTTTTAAACGGACTAAaatggaaagtaagacaaacaaattgaaacagagggagtttGCCAAATTCTTCATTAATTATTCTGTTTTGCATATACCCAAATTCTTGATTAATCGTTGTGTTTAGCATATATCTAGATTCTTGATCTGAAAGTTAAGCTAAGTACTTGTTTTGATTGTGCAAATTGCAGTGTTGTTGGAAATAAGGGATGGAAGAATAAAAGATATTCACAAGATTATTATTGATGAAGTTGTGCCTGAGTCATTGAATGAAAATACTGCTCACATTGATCTTACTATCCTGGCTATAGCAACTACAACTGTTTCTGCACCGGCTTTTTCGTCAATTCCTCAGAGACAACAAGTTGAAAATGGAAATGCTGAAGTGTATAATGAAATTGCGGCAGAGCCAATGAGCAATTATAAGTTCGGTTGAaacaatttgttttttttttttccaggttTTACAAACTATATAGTTAGAATGAATTCTTGAATATAAGTGTTGGTCTGATTGAGTTTTGAAGCAGAATTAGTGGTGAAAATCTGTTTTGGATAGTTGCAGAGTAATCTTGATCTGATAATCAGTTTTTGTACTTAGTTGTTGTAATCTGGGAACTGATTACTATTGTCTAATGACAAAAAAGAATCTTCATGTTTTATCATTTAGTACAATTCTTCTTCATTCTCTTATTACTCAAGCTCACTTTAATTTGTCAGTAGCATTTTTGCTGTCTTGTTAAACCAGGATTTTTCTTAAATCAATCATTTTGAGCCAATCATAGTGTTACAGGAGCAAGAACTTATGGtaatattaatttattatgaTTAAATGATAAGATAAGGTGTGAATGTGTATTACTGTCGTCTCACTTTATGTGAAGATTTTACTATTTGGGGagtcaaataatattttctttgacTATAATTGTCTCaatctttttttaaatattttgaatggTTTGTTATGTCAACTTGTAGTAATTTTCAtgtagtttataaatatataaattttgtttcaacaaaaaataataaatgattttatatggaATTCATAGTAAAAATTAAGTTTTACAAGCTTCGTACTCcgaacaccttcacataaattaagacaTAGGGAATAGTTAACAATAATTTTGTGATAACCATATTTATAAAGACATATGTCATATTCGATTTATATAAATAccaggtaattttttttttaccggaTAGGTTGGTCTAACTTTTACACAACATAAGAATAATCAATTATAGCTCTTTCCTATTCATATTCACATAAAGCGaaccaaaaaataaagcaaattaTTTAAATAACAGTATTTCATATGTTCTagtttatgtgatacacttttctttttatactattaattgcaaaaaaataaataaaatgaaacacTTCTAAATTTATAAACAACTAATTTTACATCTCTCTATTTTACACTTAATGATAAGCTTTTATAAGCATACAAACATTATGCTATAATCAAGGCCATAAGTTTAAGAAgttttatagtcacacaaacgTTATAACATGGAACACAAATGTCGATTgtcttttatccttttttttttttgttaaattccATATCGATTCAaattatgtcacataaattgaaatggaggagTACTATATTTGAAATCTATCGGTAACCTACATTACTAATACATGTGTAACCCTAACCAGCTACCGAACAACCCCACTATTTACTGAATGTGGTAAGAGCCCCTAGTGTCGAGAATATATTATTTCtatcttttataaaaatatgagtactatttttttcttaatatatatgttaaaattGCCTTCGTAAATTTGTCCCCTCCTTTTTATAACTTGTTTGAgaaaatttacatatatttatcatAAAGTCATTCCaaaatttactcaaaagtgtAGCACTCCAAATATTTACCGTCTTCTTCTGCATTCCCATTCTCCCAATTACTCACATATAATTTCCACCAGATTTTAAAGAATTACAGCGTAatagcaacaacaaaaaaagacaCGTGGCAGTGGCactccaaaatatatatatatatatatatatatatatatatatatatataaagaatttggccaaattcaacaaattAACCGACTTTTAACTGATTAGCTACTATAATAGTCTTACATCTC encodes:
- the LOC132062982 gene encoding uncharacterized protein LOC132062982, which encodes MQRNKDLFHPRRKMEDNILPLYFNHSSVSRNRRISLPSWLSGKWIHLIPIGILLSLFILWWFSYPVLLEIRDGRIKDIHKIIIDEVVPESLNENTAHIDLTILAIATTTVSAPAFSSIPQRQQVENGNAEVYNEIAAEPMSNYKFG